In the genome of Thunnus maccoyii chromosome 15, fThuMac1.1, whole genome shotgun sequence, one region contains:
- the LOC121913132 gene encoding zinc finger protein 600-like, producing MSKVQMLRASVTQRLTAAAEDIFVLFERSIAEYEEELSRSKEKNERQRKLLDAVFNPQLQLHRADVQQLLKSKEEVPPEQQEWSSSLHQDDPEPPHIKEEQEELWTSQEGEQLQGLEEADINKFTFTSVPVKSEDDEKKLQFLQLHQRQTEENREAALQGLEEVDITKFTVIPAPVKSEEDEEKPLLQLHQRQTEDNREAEPTASISIEQMETETDGEDCGGSEPVMNLHPGGHLQPDTDDKTLDSPETDVSDDWTETREPQSDLNSLKNKEIHVSDMKFNTGNNSFICSQCGKKFASEESLQRHMTLSHHTGMNAFSCELCNKTFTHKIYLTIHMGVHTGEKRFSCRICEKRFTWRTELRRHKCVGKSSQLNGGGTKPVRNSVRVRELRCRDAKNSFSSFSCSKCKKNFDNFHSLERHLRTHKKEKPFSCPFCGKLFAHRAHLTPHIAMHTGERPYSCRLCYKRFTWPSQVKNHKCVRQKHTQLHQRQSEQMETEADGEDCGRSEPARNSHPDTPLQCDTDEKTSVFPEPDPGPEVREDEWKVTREPQSGLQNDVPVSSMSLTSSTKRFTCCQCGEMFLKKNLLVRHMKHHTKKQFSCSLCGKEFVCKETLKAHKKWHEGQTEFSFSFCGKIFTHVRQLLLHSNSHKEINRFKCSVCDETFYSFSAIKRHKCNGESSKLHKPGTSQEGEQLQGLEEADTPKFTFTPLPVKSEDDEEKPQSSQFHQRQTEQMETEVDGEDCGGPESDPDRHLQPDTDDKTPEFGRSGDDRESQSDLNCQNNNRVPVSDRRAHKGEKQFSCSICGAKSASKSGLKQHMICHFRKKSFSCSNCDKRFSCYSELKRHKCDKHPELEVEINNDEVPKKPVKDKKPFSCPECGRRFASRAAQDNHMRIHLEGKKYSCQVCNAIFCQGNDLAQHMKSHRADKPFRCTQCDKSFGYDSSLRLHMKCHSTERLSDCPMCTRKFKSNLNVLNHLKVHAGNQKPFICPFCKTVYLNKRSWIKHMKTYVGQKPADQFLAKESK from the exons ATGTCTAAAGTCCAAATGCTGAGAGCGTCGGTGACGCAGAGACTAACTGCGGCTGCTGAAGATATATTTGTGCTGTTTGAAAGATCGATAGCAGAGTACGAGGAGGAACTTTCTCGATCCAAAGAGAAGAACGAGCGACAACGCAAACTACTGGACGCTGTTTTCAACCCTCAACTTCAGCTACACAGAGCAG ACGTCCAGCAGCTGTTGAAGAGTAAAGAAGAGGTTCCCCCTGAGCAGCAGGAGTGgagctccagtctgcaccaggATGACCCAGAGCCCCCacacattaaagaggaacaAGAGGAACTCTGGACCAGTCAGGAAGGAGAGCAGCTCCAGGGGCTGGAGGAGGCTGATATCAACAAGTTCACATTCACTTCTGTTCCTGTTAAGAGTGAAGATGATGAAAAGAAACTTCAGTTCTTACAGCTtcatcaaagacaaactgagGAGAATAGAGAGGCAGCACTTCAAGGGCTGGAGGAGGTTGATATCACGAAGTTCACAGTCATTCCTGCTCCTGTGAAGagtgaagaagatgaagagaaaccTCTCTTACAGCTtcatcaaagacaaactgagGATAACAGAGAGGCAGAACCTACAGCCAGCATCTCAATtgaacagatggaaacagaaaCTGATGGAGAAGACTGTGGAGGATCAGAACCAGTCATGAACTTACATCCAGGTGGACATTTACAACCTGATACTGATGACAAGACTTTAGACTCTCCTGAGACTGATGTCAGTGATGACTGGACAGAGACCAGAGAACCTCAGTCAGATTTAAACTctctgaaaaataaagaaatccatGTTAGTGATATGAAATTTAATACTGGCAACAACTCGTTCATCTGCTCTCAGTGTGGTAAAAAATTTGCCAGTGAAGAAAGTCTGCAGAGACACATGACATTGAGTCATCATACAGGAATGAACGCCTTTAGTTGCGAGttatgtaataaaacatttacacataaGATATATCTGACAATCCACATGGGtgttcacacaggagagaaacgaTTCAGTTGCCGTATTTGTGAAAAAAGATTCACCTGGCGTACAGAGCTCAGGAGACACAAGTGTGTTGGTAAATCCTCACAACTGAACGGTGGAGGAACAAAACCAGTGAGGAACTCGGTCCGTGTAAGAGAGTTGAGATGTAGAGATGCCAAAAACTCCTTTAGTTCATTTTCCTGCTctaagtgtaaaaaaaattttGACAACTTTCATTCTCTGGAGAGACATCTGAGAACTCATAAAAAGGAGAAACCATTTAGTTGCCCATTTTGTGGTAAATTGTTTGCACACAGGGCACATCTGACACCACACATAGCGATGCACACAGGGGAGAGACCATACAGTTGTCGTCTTTGTTACAAAAGGTTCACCTGGCCTTCACAGGtcaaaaaccacaaatgtgttCGTCAGAAGCACACACAGCTTCATCAAAGACAAAGtgaacagatggaaacagaagCTGATGGAGAGGATTGTGGAAGATCAGAACCAGCCAGGAACTCACATCCAGATACACCTTTACAATGTGATACCGATGAGAAGACTTCAGTTTTTCCTGAACCTGATCCTGGTCCTGAAGTCAGGGAGGATGAGTGGAAGGTGACCCGGGAACCTCAGTCAGGTTTACAGAATGATGTCCCTGTAAGCAGTATGAGTCTTACATCCTCAACAAAAAGATTTACTTGTTGTCAGTGTGGTGAaatgtttcttaaaaaaaatttaCTGGTGAGACACATGAAACATCATACAAAGAAACAATTTAGCTGCTCACTTTGTGGGAAAGAATTTGTCTGCAAGGAAACTCTGAAGGCACATAAGAAATGGCACGAAGGACAGACCGAATTTAGTTTCTCATTTTGTggtaaaatatttacacatgtaAGACAATTGTTGCTGCACTCAAACTCCCACAAAGAGATCAACAGATTCAAATGCAGTGTTTGTGACgagacattttattcattttctgcgATCAAAAGACATAAATGTAATGGTGAGTCCTCCAAGCTTCACAAACCTGGGACCAGTCAGGAGGGAGAGCAACTTCAAGGGCTGGAGGAGGCCGATACACCCAAGTTCACATTCACTCCTCTTCCTGTGAagagtgaagatgatgaagagaaaccTCAGTCCTCACAGTTtcatcaaagacaaactgaacagatggaaacagaagTTGATGGAGAAGACTGTGGAGGACCAGAATCTGATCCAGATAGACATTTACAACCAGATACTGATGATAAGACTCCTGAATTTGGAAGGAGTGGTGATGACAGAGAATCTCAGTCAGATTTAAACTGTCAGAATAATAATAGAGTCCCTGTAAGTGATAGGAGAGCTCACAAAGGAGAGAAACAATTCAGTTGCTCGATTTGTGGCGCAAAATCGGCATCGAAGAGCGGTCTGAAGCAACACATGATATGCCATTTCAGAAAGAAGTCGTTCAGCTGCAGTAATTGTGACAAAAGATTCTCTTGTTACAGTGAGCTCAAAAGGCATAAGTGTGACAAGCATCCTGAGCTTGAAGTTGAAATCAACAACGATGAGGTGCCCAAGAAACCAGTGAAAGATAAGAAACCATTCAGCTGCCCCGAGTGTGGCAGAAGATTTGCTTCACGGGCAGCACAGGATAATCACATGAGAATTCATTTAGAAGGGAAAAAGTACAGCTGCCAGGTCTGCAATGCCATTTTTTGTCAGGGCAATGACTTAGCACAACACATGAAATCTCACAGAGCAGATAAGCCATTCAGGTGCACTCAGTGCGACAAAAGCTTCGGCTACGATTCCAGTCTAAGGCTCCACATGAAGTGCCATTCTACAGAGAGACTCAGTGATTGCCCTATGTGCACCAGAAAATTCAAGAGCAATCTAAATGTGCTAAATCACTTGAAGGTTCATGCAGGAAACCAAAAACCTTTCATCTGTCCTTTCTGTAAAACAGTTTACTTAAACAAAAGGAGCTGGATTAAGCACATGAAAACCTACGTTGGACAGAAACCAGCTGATCAGTTTTTGGCAAAAGAATCAAAATGA
- the LOC121913141 gene encoding zinc finger protein 135-like isoform X1, which yields MSKVQMLRASVTQRLTAAAEEIFVLFERSIAEYEEELSRSKEENERQRKLLDAVFNPQLQLHRADVQQLLESKEEVPPEQQGRSSSLHQEDPEPPHIKEEQEELWTNQEGEQLQGLVGVDIPSSPVSMKSLKQTEWNREAEPVASSSTEQMETEADGEDCGGSEPARNSHLYRHLQPDTDDKILNSSETDVSDGEWTETREPQIWSDLNSLKNKEIFLNDMKFNTGNNSFICSQCDKKFDSDESLQRHMTLSQHTGTNSFSCPLCNETFTHKIYLTIHMGDHAEEKQFSCHICEKRFTWRIQLRRHKCVGKSSQLNGGETKPVRNSVRISELRCGDGQNLFSSFSCPECKKNFATFHALKRHERAHSEKKLSCPFCDKAIFCRSHLIPHIAMHTGERPYSCRYCYRSFTWPYQVKNHKCSRDKYYKLYKSRIKEKRAAALQGLEEADINQFTVTPVLVKSEDDEEKPQSSQLHPSPPASSSAEQMETEADEEDCGGLEPDPDRHLQPDTADETPEYGRNGDDGMKNKEPQSDLNCLKSKRVPVSDRRDYSYKREKLYGCSVCGKKSASENGLKQHMKRHFMKEISCSDCGDIFSSYSELKRHKYDKHPELEVEISDDEVPEEPVKDKRPFSCPECGRRFVTQAAVEMHMRTYLEGKKYRCQFCGAAFCHDVDLRQHSQYHRADKPFRCTQCDKRFAYRARLSYHMRSHSTERLSDCPMCTRKFKSNKDVLVHLRTHAGNHRPFICPFCRAVYFNKGKWIQHMKTYVGRKPADQFLPKESE from the exons ATGTCTAAAGTCCAAATGCTGAGAGCGTCGGTGACGCAGCGACTAACTGCGGCTGCTGAAGAGATATTTGTGCTGTTTGAAAGATCGATAGCAGAGTACGAGGAGGAACTTTCTCGATCAAAAGAGGAGAACGAGCGACAACGCAAACTACTGGACGCTGTTTTCAACCCTCAACTTCAGCTACACAGAGCAG ATGTCCAGCAGCTGTTGGAGAGTAAAGAAGAGGTTCCACCTGAGCAGCAGGGGAGGAGTTCCAGTCTGCACCAGGAGGACCCAGAGCCCCCacacattaaagaggaacaAGAGGAACTCTGGACCAAtcaggagggagagcagcttCAAGGGCTGGTTGGTGTTGATATCCCATCCTCTCCTGTGTCAATGAAGAGTCTAAAACAAACTGAGTGGAACAGAGAAGCAGAGCCTGTAGCCAGCAGCTCAACtgaacagatggaaacagaagCTGATGGAGAGGACTGTGGAGGATCAGAACCAGCCAGGAACTCACATCTTTATAGACATTTACAACCAGATACTGATGACAAGATTTTAAACTCTTCTGAGACCGACGTTAGTGATGGTGAATGGACGGAAACCAGAGAACCTCAGATCTGGTCAGATTTAAACTCTCTGAAGAATAAAGAAATCTTTCTTAATGATATGAAATTTAATACTGGCAACAACTCGTTCATCTGCTCTCAGTGTGATAAAAAATTTGACAGCGACGAAAGTCTGCAGAGACACATGACATTGAGTCAACATACAGGAACGAACTCCTTTAGTTGCCCGTTATGTAATGAAACATTTACACATAAGATATATCTGACAATCCACATGGGTGATCACGCAGAGGAGAAACAATTCAGTTGCCATATTTGTGAAAAAAGATTCACCTGGCGTATCCAGCTCAGGAGACATAAATGTGTTGGTAAATCCTCACAACTGAATGGTGGAGAAACAAAACCAGTGAGGAACTCTGTCCGTATAAGTGAGTTGAGATGTGGAGATGGCCAAAACTTATTTAGTTCATTTTCCTGCCctgagtgtaaaaaaaattttGCCACTTTTCATGCTCTGAAGAGACATGAGAGAGCTCATTCAGAGAAGAAATTAAGTTGCCCATTTTGTGATAAAGCAATTTTCTGCAGGTCACATCTGATACCACACATAGCGATGCACACAGGGGAGAGACCATACAGTTGTCGTTATTGTTACCGAAGCTTCACCTGGCCTTATCaggttaaaaaccacaaatgtagTCGTGATAAGTACTATAAGCTTTATAAAAGCCGAATCAAGGAGAAAAGAGCAGCAGCGCTTCAAGGGCTGGAGGAGGCTGATATCAACCAGTTCACAGTCACTCCTGTCCTTGTGAAGAGcgaagatgatgaagagaaaccTCAGTCCTCACAGCTTCATCCAAGTCCTCCAGCCAGCAGCTCAGCTGAGCAGATGGAAACAGAAGCTGATGAAGAGGACTGTGGAGGACTAGAACCAGATCCAGATAGACATTTACAACCAGATACTGCTGATGAGACTCCTGAATATGGAAGGAATGGTGATGACGGGATGAAGAACAAAGAACCTCAGTCAGATTTAAACTGTCTGAAAAGTAAGAGAGTCCCTGTAAGTGATAGGAGAGATTATAGTtataaaagagagaaactgtACGGTTGCTCAGTTTGTGGTAAAAAATCTGCATCAGAGAACGGTCTGAAACAACACATGAAACGCCACTTCATGAAGGAAATCAGCTGCAGCGACTGTGGCGACATATTCTCTTCTTACAGTGAGCTCAAAAGGCATAAGTATGACAAGCATCCTGAACTTGAAGTTGAAATCAGTGATGATGAGGTGCCCGAGGAACCAGTGAAAGATAAGAGACCATTCAGCTGCCCCGAGTGTGGCAGAAGATTTGTTACACAGGCAGCAGTGGAGATGCACATGAGAACTTATTTAGAAGGGAAAAAGTACAGATGCCAGTTCTGCGGTGCTGCTTTTTGTCACGACGTTGACTTAAGGCAACACAGTCAATATCACAGAGCAGATAAACCATTCAGGTGCACTCAGTGTGACAAAAGGTTTGCCTATCGTGCACGTCTCAGTTACCACATGAGGAGCCACTCTACAGAGAGACTCAGTGATTGCCCTATGTGCACCAGAAAATTCAAGAGCAATAAGGATGTGCTAGTTCACTTGAGGACTCATGCAGGAAACCACAGACCTTTCATCTGTCCTTTCTGTAGAGCAGTTTACTTTAACAAAGGAAAGTGGATTCAGCACATGAAAACGTATGTCGGGCGGAAACCAGCTGATCAGTTTCTGCCGAAAGAATCAGAATGA
- the LOC121913141 gene encoding zinc finger protein 135-like isoform X2 → MSKVQMLRASVTQRLTAAAEEIFVLFERSIAEYEEELSRSKEENERQRKLLDAAFNPQLQLHRADVQQLLESKEEVPPEQQGRSSSLHQEDPEPPHIKEEQEELWTNQEGEQLQGLVGVDIPSSPVSMKSLKQTEWNREAEPVASSSTEQMETEADGEDCGGSEPARNSHLYRHLQPDTDDKILNSSETDVSDGEWTETREPQIWSDLNSLKNKEIFLNDMKFNTGNNSFICSQCDKKFDSDESLQRHMTLSQHTGTNSFSCPLCNETFTHKIYLTIHMGDHAEEKQFSCHICEKRFTWRIQLRRHKCVGKSSQLNGGETKPVRNSVRISELRCGDGQNLFSSFSCPECKKNFATFHALKRHERAHSEKKLSCPFCDKAIFCRSHLIPHIAMHTGERPYSCRYCYRSFTWPYQVKNHKCSRDKYYKLYKSRIKEKRAAALQGLEEADINQFTVTPVLVKSEDDEEKPQSSQLHPSPPASSSAEQMETEADEEDCGGLEPDPDRHLQPDTADETPEYGRNGDDGMKNKEPQSDLNCLKSKRVPVSDRRDYSYKREKLYGCSVCGKKSASENGLKQHMKRHFMKEISCSDCGDIFSSYSELKRHKYDKHPELEVEISDDEVPEEPVKDKRPFSCPECGRRFVTQAAVEMHMRTYLEGKKYRCQFCGAAFCHDVDLRQHSQYHRADKPFRCTQCDKRFAYRARLSYHMRSHSTERLSDCPMCTRKFKSNKDVLVHLRTHAGNHRPFICPFCRAVYFNKGKWIQHMKTYVGRKPADQFLPKESE, encoded by the coding sequence ATGTCCAGCAGCTGTTGGAGAGTAAAGAAGAGGTTCCACCTGAGCAGCAGGGGAGGAGTTCCAGTCTGCACCAGGAGGACCCAGAGCCCCCacacattaaagaggaacaAGAGGAACTCTGGACCAAtcaggagggagagcagcttCAAGGGCTGGTTGGTGTTGATATCCCATCCTCTCCTGTGTCAATGAAGAGTCTAAAACAAACTGAGTGGAACAGAGAAGCAGAGCCTGTAGCCAGCAGCTCAACtgaacagatggaaacagaagCTGATGGAGAGGACTGTGGAGGATCAGAACCAGCCAGGAACTCACATCTTTATAGACATTTACAACCAGATACTGATGACAAGATTTTAAACTCTTCTGAGACCGACGTTAGTGATGGTGAATGGACGGAAACCAGAGAACCTCAGATCTGGTCAGATTTAAACTCTCTGAAGAATAAAGAAATCTTTCTTAATGATATGAAATTTAATACTGGCAACAACTCGTTCATCTGCTCTCAGTGTGATAAAAAATTTGACAGCGACGAAAGTCTGCAGAGACACATGACATTGAGTCAACATACAGGAACGAACTCCTTTAGTTGCCCGTTATGTAATGAAACATTTACACATAAGATATATCTGACAATCCACATGGGTGATCACGCAGAGGAGAAACAATTCAGTTGCCATATTTGTGAAAAAAGATTCACCTGGCGTATCCAGCTCAGGAGACATAAATGTGTTGGTAAATCCTCACAACTGAATGGTGGAGAAACAAAACCAGTGAGGAACTCTGTCCGTATAAGTGAGTTGAGATGTGGAGATGGCCAAAACTTATTTAGTTCATTTTCCTGCCctgagtgtaaaaaaaattttGCCACTTTTCATGCTCTGAAGAGACATGAGAGAGCTCATTCAGAGAAGAAATTAAGTTGCCCATTTTGTGATAAAGCAATTTTCTGCAGGTCACATCTGATACCACACATAGCGATGCACACAGGGGAGAGACCATACAGTTGTCGTTATTGTTACCGAAGCTTCACCTGGCCTTATCaggttaaaaaccacaaatgtagTCGTGATAAGTACTATAAGCTTTATAAAAGCCGAATCAAGGAGAAAAGAGCAGCAGCGCTTCAAGGGCTGGAGGAGGCTGATATCAACCAGTTCACAGTCACTCCTGTCCTTGTGAAGAGcgaagatgatgaagagaaaccTCAGTCCTCACAGCTTCATCCAAGTCCTCCAGCCAGCAGCTCAGCTGAGCAGATGGAAACAGAAGCTGATGAAGAGGACTGTGGAGGACTAGAACCAGATCCAGATAGACATTTACAACCAGATACTGCTGATGAGACTCCTGAATATGGAAGGAATGGTGATGACGGGATGAAGAACAAAGAACCTCAGTCAGATTTAAACTGTCTGAAAAGTAAGAGAGTCCCTGTAAGTGATAGGAGAGATTATAGTtataaaagagagaaactgtACGGTTGCTCAGTTTGTGGTAAAAAATCTGCATCAGAGAACGGTCTGAAACAACACATGAAACGCCACTTCATGAAGGAAATCAGCTGCAGCGACTGTGGCGACATATTCTCTTCTTACAGTGAGCTCAAAAGGCATAAGTATGACAAGCATCCTGAACTTGAAGTTGAAATCAGTGATGATGAGGTGCCCGAGGAACCAGTGAAAGATAAGAGACCATTCAGCTGCCCCGAGTGTGGCAGAAGATTTGTTACACAGGCAGCAGTGGAGATGCACATGAGAACTTATTTAGAAGGGAAAAAGTACAGATGCCAGTTCTGCGGTGCTGCTTTTTGTCACGACGTTGACTTAAGGCAACACAGTCAATATCACAGAGCAGATAAACCATTCAGGTGCACTCAGTGTGACAAAAGGTTTGCCTATCGTGCACGTCTCAGTTACCACATGAGGAGCCACTCTACAGAGAGACTCAGTGATTGCCCTATGTGCACCAGAAAATTCAAGAGCAATAAGGATGTGCTAGTTCACTTGAGGACTCATGCAGGAAACCACAGACCTTTCATCTGTCCTTTCTGTAGAGCAGTTTACTTTAACAAAGGAAAGTGGATTCAGCACATGAAAACGTATGTCGGGCGGAAACCAGCTGATCAGTTTCTGCCGAAAGAATCAGAATGA